From Zingiber officinale cultivar Zhangliang chromosome 5B, Zo_v1.1, whole genome shotgun sequence, the proteins below share one genomic window:
- the LOC121986205 gene encoding protein PHLOEM PROTEIN 2-LIKE A10-like — MALQFASSALDISRRRRRWLILVAAVGFSGYGAYKLYHLPSVARRRRQLARLFNALVSISEAVVLVSDDLNRFLRSEKDEIPTSLKQLAKIAASEEFTASVSRFSEAVTVGIVRGLGSDSERGGKVGSCGLGPQIASPGFSDRFFEKLCSPAGTGFASIVVGSFARNLVLAIRSGGQGGESVGRHSDEAIPTWFRLLSDDNSRELIADCIQQFVSTAVTVYLEKTMVINPYDQIFSGLTNPKHEAKMKDILVSVCNGAVETLVRTSHHVMNNNGSLTSSVSRVNITGREGEVLEQLSNRQRNCLNDHNANNSVAWAERVSSTLAVPCNRKLVLDVTGRVTFETVRSFLDFLYWKLSDSARKGASVIHREVAERGLEVVRYVSAKSLASITICLALCMQLCVGTRFLTPA; from the coding sequence ATGGCGCTCCAATTCGCGTCCTCGGCACTCGATATCTCCCGCCGCCGGCGCCGGTGGCTCATCCTCGTCGCAGCCGTTGGGTTCTCCGGCTATGGCGCCTACAAGCTCTACCACCTCCCCTCCGTCGCGCGGAGGCGGAGGCAGCTCGCCAGGCTCTTTAACGCTCTCGTCTCCATCTCCGAGGCCGTCGTACTCGTCTCTGATGACTTGAACCGGTTCCTCCGTTCGGAAAAAGACGAGATCCCGACCAGCTTGAAGCAGCTGGCCAAGATCGCAGCGTCGGAGGAGTTCACCGCGTCGGTATCGAGGTTCTCGGAAGCCGTTACCGTTGGGATCGTCCGGGGTTTGGGTTCCGATTCAGAACGAGGTGGAAAGGTTGGATCGTGCGGGTTGGGGCCTCAAATTGCCTCCCCTGGCTTCTCCGATCGGTTCTTTGAGAAGCTCTGCTCCCCAGCGGGCACGGGATTCGCCTCTATAGTGGTGGGAAGCTTCGCGAGGAACCTCGTGCTGGCTATCCGTTCGGGTGGTCAGGGTGGTGAATCAGTTGGACGGCATAGTGATGAAGCTATCCCGACTTGGTTTCGGTTGCTTTCTGATGATAATTCCCGGGAGCTCATTGCTGATTGTATTCAGCAGTTTGTGAGCACTGCTGTCACGGTGTACCTTGAGAAGACTATGGTGATCAATCCGTATGATCAGATTTTCTCTGGCCTTACGAACCCCAAGCACGAGGCAAAGATGAAGGACATATTAGTTTCGGTTTGTAATGGGGCTGTTGAAACCCTTGTCAGGACTTCTCATCATGTGATGAATAATAATGGCTCCTTGACCTCCTCAGTGAGCAGAGTAAACATTACTGGGCGAGAAGGAGAAGTGTTGGAACAACTATCTAATCGGCAAAGGAATTGTCTTAACGatcacaatgctaacaatagtGTTGCATGGGCTGAACGAGTCTCTTCCACATTGGCAGTTCCCTGCAACAGGAAGCTTGTTCTTGATGTCACAGGTAGAGTGACATTTGAGACCGTGAGATCGTTTCTTGATTTTCTATATTGGAAATTGTCTGATTCTGCAAGGAAAGGGGCTTCAGTAATTCACAGGGAGGTAGCAGAAAGAGGTTTGGAGGTGGTGAGATATGTCAGTGCTAAATCATTGGCTTCAATCACTATATGTCTTGCTTTGTGCATGCAATTATGTGTTGGAACAAGATTCTTGACACCAGCATAA
- the LOC121986206 gene encoding uncharacterized membrane protein At3g27390-like isoform X4: MATFEVIREGVQNKFTSCFKAGTWSSIKRGFTIVRDFKDICFHTYFSIMDGLLEASGETIMDMRISQVPGCLLAGLLGAFIDVPMISLIVLYKAPVMLLKGWGQLIQDLLGRSGPFLESVCVPFAGLLILLWPLAVLLASAAGIFSSLFLGCYASAVVYQENSTKSGILYVIAVISIFDEFTNDFLYMREGSCFPRPKYRQKPSVSRSLSLPLKRAPSSAEPIHLKHRLIKTPSMKMQELKSVVIWENFFKSCESVGTELVQADAIHMPDLEEWQNSKNKIVNIGLPSCVILQCCIRSINCGSVGFIMRMRPPWDNLELTYVNRPEGKIFDWLFEPMLVLKEQISAAKLMPEEEEYLQKLALYCGDSRRVSAWQNGGVAPADEVKRAQLEGLIRRLQGFSLTISRMPTFRRRFEEVVDKLKREASQGSHGNGNSIEGKVNGSHYSTSV, encoded by the exons ATGGCAACATTTGAGGTTATTAGGGAAGGGGTCCAGAATAAGTTCACTAGTTGCTTTAAG GCTGGCACTTGGAGTTCGATTAAAAGAGGGTTTACCATTGTCCGAGACTTTAAGGATATTTGCTTTCATACTTATTTCTCTATTATGGATGGATTACTCGAGGCAAGTGGCGAGACAATAATGGACATGAG GATATCACAGGTGCCTGGATGCTTGCTGGCAGGACTCTTGGGTGCCTTCATAGATGTGCCCATGATTAGCCTTATAGTACTTTACAAAGCACCTGTTATGCTTCTTAAAGGATGGGGCCAATTGATCCAAGATCTTCTGGGGCGGTCTGGTCCATTTTTGGAAAGTGTTTGTGTTCCGTTTGCCGGGCTTCTGATTTTACTGTGGCCTCTAGCAGTTTTGCTGGCTTCTGCTGCTGGAATTTTTTCAAGCTTATTCCTTGGATGTTATGCTTCTGCTGTTGTATATCAG GAAAACTCTACAAAGAGCGGAATTCTTTATGTCATAGCTGTGATATCTATTTTTGATGAGTTCACCAATGATTTCCTTTACATGCGTGAAGGTTCATGCTTTCCAAG ACCAAAATATCGCCAAAAGCCTTCTGTTTCACGCTCCCTATCACTTCCGCTGAAGAGGGCTCCCAGTTCTGCTGAGCCTATTCATCTAAAACATCGATTAATTAAGACACCCTCAATGAAGATGCAGGAGCTAAAATCAGTTGTG ATATGGGAGAACTTTTTCAAGTCATGTGAGAGTGTAGGAACCGAGCTTGTTCAGGCTGATGCTATTCATATGCCAGATCTGGAGGAATGGCAAAATTCGAAGAACAAGATAGTTAACATTGGGTTACCTTCCTGTGTAATTCTGCAATGTTGCATTCGTTCCATAAATTGCGGTTCCGTCGGCTTTATCATGCGTATGAGGCCTCCCT GGGATAATCTTGAACTCACATATGTTAATAGACCTGAGGGGAAGATTTTTGACTGGCTTTTTGAGCCTATGCTTGTTCTTAAAGAACAAATTAGTGCCGCAAAGTTGATGCCAGAAGAAGAGGAATATCTACAGAAGCTGGCTCTTTATTGTGGCGACTCTCGAAGGGTTAGTGCTTGGCAAAACGGTGGAGTCGCACCAGCTGATGAAGTCAAAAGAGCTCAGCTGGAGGGGTTGATAAGAAG GCTGCAGGGTTTCAGTTTGACCATCTCGAGGATGCCAACCTTCCGGCGGCGGTTCGAGGAAGTTGTCGACAAATTGAAGCGAGAAGCCAGTCAAGGCTCCCATGGAAATGGCAACAGCATTGAAGGCAAAGTAAATGGTTCTCATTATTCTACCAGCGTTTGA
- the LOC121986206 gene encoding uncharacterized membrane protein At3g27390-like isoform X1 yields the protein MDAPQGFASRLGHLLAFIPFFLLLLLLAIVKAALIAPIVFVTVFVGITALIVGLYPCHAFWTCYCVARTKKFGSLLKVLLLMLMPVLLLLWPFAATIGAFLTGLGFGIALPLMATFEVIREGVQNKFTSCFKAGTWSSIKRGFTIVRDFKDICFHTYFSIMDGLLEASGETIMDMRISQVPGCLLAGLLGAFIDVPMISLIVLYKAPVMLLKGWGQLIQDLLGRSGPFLESVCVPFAGLLILLWPLAVLLASAAGIFSSLFLGCYASAVVYQENSTKSGILYVIAVISIFDEFTNDFLYMREGSCFPRPKYRQKPSVSRSLSLPLKRAPSSAEPIHLKHRLIKTPSMKMQELKSVVIWENFFKSCESVGTELVQADAIHMPDLEEWQNSKNKIVNIGLPSCVILQCCIRSINCGSVGFIMRMRPPWDNLELTYVNRPEGKIFDWLFEPMLVLKEQISAAKLMPEEEEYLQKLALYCGDSRRVSAWQNGGVAPADEVKRAQLEGLIRRLQGFSLTISRMPTFRRRFEEVVDKLKREASQGSHGNGNSIEGKVNGSHYSTSV from the exons ATGGACGCGCCCCAAGGATTCGCCTCCCGCCTTGGACACCTTCTCGCCTTCattcctttcttccttcttctcctcctcctcgccaTTGTCAAAG CGGCGCTTATAGCACCAATCGTGTTTGTCACCGTCTTCGTTGGGATAACCGCCCTCATCGTGGGACTCTACCCATGCCATGCCTTCTGGACTTGTTACTGTGTCGCTAG GACAAAGAAGTTTGGTTCACTGCTGAAGGTTCTGTTACTAATGCTAATGCCAGTTCTCCTCCTGCTATGGCCATTTGCTGCAACGATTGGTGCTTTCTTAACAGGTCTAGGATTTGGAATTGCTTTGCCACTGATGGCAACATTTGAGGTTATTAGGGAAGGGGTCCAGAATAAGTTCACTAGTTGCTTTAAG GCTGGCACTTGGAGTTCGATTAAAAGAGGGTTTACCATTGTCCGAGACTTTAAGGATATTTGCTTTCATACTTATTTCTCTATTATGGATGGATTACTCGAGGCAAGTGGCGAGACAATAATGGACATGAG GATATCACAGGTGCCTGGATGCTTGCTGGCAGGACTCTTGGGTGCCTTCATAGATGTGCCCATGATTAGCCTTATAGTACTTTACAAAGCACCTGTTATGCTTCTTAAAGGATGGGGCCAATTGATCCAAGATCTTCTGGGGCGGTCTGGTCCATTTTTGGAAAGTGTTTGTGTTCCGTTTGCCGGGCTTCTGATTTTACTGTGGCCTCTAGCAGTTTTGCTGGCTTCTGCTGCTGGAATTTTTTCAAGCTTATTCCTTGGATGTTATGCTTCTGCTGTTGTATATCAG GAAAACTCTACAAAGAGCGGAATTCTTTATGTCATAGCTGTGATATCTATTTTTGATGAGTTCACCAATGATTTCCTTTACATGCGTGAAGGTTCATGCTTTCCAAG ACCAAAATATCGCCAAAAGCCTTCTGTTTCACGCTCCCTATCACTTCCGCTGAAGAGGGCTCCCAGTTCTGCTGAGCCTATTCATCTAAAACATCGATTAATTAAGACACCCTCAATGAAGATGCAGGAGCTAAAATCAGTTGTG ATATGGGAGAACTTTTTCAAGTCATGTGAGAGTGTAGGAACCGAGCTTGTTCAGGCTGATGCTATTCATATGCCAGATCTGGAGGAATGGCAAAATTCGAAGAACAAGATAGTTAACATTGGGTTACCTTCCTGTGTAATTCTGCAATGTTGCATTCGTTCCATAAATTGCGGTTCCGTCGGCTTTATCATGCGTATGAGGCCTCCCT GGGATAATCTTGAACTCACATATGTTAATAGACCTGAGGGGAAGATTTTTGACTGGCTTTTTGAGCCTATGCTTGTTCTTAAAGAACAAATTAGTGCCGCAAAGTTGATGCCAGAAGAAGAGGAATATCTACAGAAGCTGGCTCTTTATTGTGGCGACTCTCGAAGGGTTAGTGCTTGGCAAAACGGTGGAGTCGCACCAGCTGATGAAGTCAAAAGAGCTCAGCTGGAGGGGTTGATAAGAAG GCTGCAGGGTTTCAGTTTGACCATCTCGAGGATGCCAACCTTCCGGCGGCGGTTCGAGGAAGTTGTCGACAAATTGAAGCGAGAAGCCAGTCAAGGCTCCCATGGAAATGGCAACAGCATTGAAGGCAAAGTAAATGGTTCTCATTATTCTACCAGCGTTTGA
- the LOC121986206 gene encoding uncharacterized membrane protein At3g27390-like isoform X2, with product MDAPQGFASRLGHLLAFIPFFLLLLLLAIVKAALIAPIVFVTVFVGITALIVGLYPCHAFWTCYCVARTKKFGSLLKVLLLMLMPVLLLLWPFAATIGAFLTGLGFGIALPLMATFEVIREGVQNKFTSCFKAGTWSSIKRGFTIVRDFKDICFHTYFSIMDGLLEASGETIMDMRISQVPGCLLAGLLGAFIDVPMISLIVLYKAPVMLLKGWGQLIQDLLGRSGPFLESVCVPFAGLLILLWPLAVLLASAAGIFSSLFLGCYASAVVYQENSTKSGILYVIAVISIFDEFTNDFLYMREGSCFPRPKYRQKPSVSRSLSLPLKRAPSSAEPIHLKHRLIKTPSMKMQELKSVVIWENFFKSCESVGTELVQADAIHMPDLEEWQNSKNKIVNIGLPSCVILQCCIRSINCGSVGFIMRDNLELTYVNRPEGKIFDWLFEPMLVLKEQISAAKLMPEEEEYLQKLALYCGDSRRVSAWQNGGVAPADEVKRAQLEGLIRRLQGFSLTISRMPTFRRRFEEVVDKLKREASQGSHGNGNSIEGKVNGSHYSTSV from the exons ATGGACGCGCCCCAAGGATTCGCCTCCCGCCTTGGACACCTTCTCGCCTTCattcctttcttccttcttctcctcctcctcgccaTTGTCAAAG CGGCGCTTATAGCACCAATCGTGTTTGTCACCGTCTTCGTTGGGATAACCGCCCTCATCGTGGGACTCTACCCATGCCATGCCTTCTGGACTTGTTACTGTGTCGCTAG GACAAAGAAGTTTGGTTCACTGCTGAAGGTTCTGTTACTAATGCTAATGCCAGTTCTCCTCCTGCTATGGCCATTTGCTGCAACGATTGGTGCTTTCTTAACAGGTCTAGGATTTGGAATTGCTTTGCCACTGATGGCAACATTTGAGGTTATTAGGGAAGGGGTCCAGAATAAGTTCACTAGTTGCTTTAAG GCTGGCACTTGGAGTTCGATTAAAAGAGGGTTTACCATTGTCCGAGACTTTAAGGATATTTGCTTTCATACTTATTTCTCTATTATGGATGGATTACTCGAGGCAAGTGGCGAGACAATAATGGACATGAG GATATCACAGGTGCCTGGATGCTTGCTGGCAGGACTCTTGGGTGCCTTCATAGATGTGCCCATGATTAGCCTTATAGTACTTTACAAAGCACCTGTTATGCTTCTTAAAGGATGGGGCCAATTGATCCAAGATCTTCTGGGGCGGTCTGGTCCATTTTTGGAAAGTGTTTGTGTTCCGTTTGCCGGGCTTCTGATTTTACTGTGGCCTCTAGCAGTTTTGCTGGCTTCTGCTGCTGGAATTTTTTCAAGCTTATTCCTTGGATGTTATGCTTCTGCTGTTGTATATCAG GAAAACTCTACAAAGAGCGGAATTCTTTATGTCATAGCTGTGATATCTATTTTTGATGAGTTCACCAATGATTTCCTTTACATGCGTGAAGGTTCATGCTTTCCAAG ACCAAAATATCGCCAAAAGCCTTCTGTTTCACGCTCCCTATCACTTCCGCTGAAGAGGGCTCCCAGTTCTGCTGAGCCTATTCATCTAAAACATCGATTAATTAAGACACCCTCAATGAAGATGCAGGAGCTAAAATCAGTTGTG ATATGGGAGAACTTTTTCAAGTCATGTGAGAGTGTAGGAACCGAGCTTGTTCAGGCTGATGCTATTCATATGCCAGATCTGGAGGAATGGCAAAATTCGAAGAACAAGATAGTTAACATTGGGTTACCTTCCTGTGTAATTCTGCAATGTTGCATTCGTTCCATAAATTGCGGTTCCGTCGGCTTTATCATGC GGGATAATCTTGAACTCACATATGTTAATAGACCTGAGGGGAAGATTTTTGACTGGCTTTTTGAGCCTATGCTTGTTCTTAAAGAACAAATTAGTGCCGCAAAGTTGATGCCAGAAGAAGAGGAATATCTACAGAAGCTGGCTCTTTATTGTGGCGACTCTCGAAGGGTTAGTGCTTGGCAAAACGGTGGAGTCGCACCAGCTGATGAAGTCAAAAGAGCTCAGCTGGAGGGGTTGATAAGAAG GCTGCAGGGTTTCAGTTTGACCATCTCGAGGATGCCAACCTTCCGGCGGCGGTTCGAGGAAGTTGTCGACAAATTGAAGCGAGAAGCCAGTCAAGGCTCCCATGGAAATGGCAACAGCATTGAAGGCAAAGTAAATGGTTCTCATTATTCTACCAGCGTTTGA
- the LOC121986206 gene encoding uncharacterized membrane protein At3g27390-like isoform X3 encodes MDAPQGFASRLGHLLAFIPFFLLLLLLAIVKAALIAPIVFVTVFVGITALIVGLYPCHAFWTCYCVARTKKFGSLLKVLLLMLMPVLLLLWPFAATIGAFLTGLGFGIALPLMATFEVIREGVQNKFTSCFKAGTWSSIKRGFTIVRDFKDICFHTYFSIMDGLLEASGETIMDMRISQVPGCLLAGLLGAFIDVPMISLIVLYKAPVMLLKGWGQLIQDLLGRSGPFLESVCVPFAGLLILLWPLAVLLASAAGIFSSLFLGCYASAVVYQENSTKSGILYVIAVISIFDEFTNDFLYMREGSCFPRPKYRQKPSVSRSLSLPLKRAPSSAEPIHLKHRLIKTPSMKMQELKSVVIWENFFKSCESVGTELVQADAIHMPDLEEWQNSKNKIVNIGLPSCVILQCCIRSINCGSVGFIMRMRPPWDNLELTYVNRPEGKIFDWLFEPMLVLKEQISAAKLMPEEEEYLQKLALYCGDSRRVSAWQNGGVAPADEVKRAQLEGLIRRVSV; translated from the exons ATGGACGCGCCCCAAGGATTCGCCTCCCGCCTTGGACACCTTCTCGCCTTCattcctttcttccttcttctcctcctcctcgccaTTGTCAAAG CGGCGCTTATAGCACCAATCGTGTTTGTCACCGTCTTCGTTGGGATAACCGCCCTCATCGTGGGACTCTACCCATGCCATGCCTTCTGGACTTGTTACTGTGTCGCTAG GACAAAGAAGTTTGGTTCACTGCTGAAGGTTCTGTTACTAATGCTAATGCCAGTTCTCCTCCTGCTATGGCCATTTGCTGCAACGATTGGTGCTTTCTTAACAGGTCTAGGATTTGGAATTGCTTTGCCACTGATGGCAACATTTGAGGTTATTAGGGAAGGGGTCCAGAATAAGTTCACTAGTTGCTTTAAG GCTGGCACTTGGAGTTCGATTAAAAGAGGGTTTACCATTGTCCGAGACTTTAAGGATATTTGCTTTCATACTTATTTCTCTATTATGGATGGATTACTCGAGGCAAGTGGCGAGACAATAATGGACATGAG GATATCACAGGTGCCTGGATGCTTGCTGGCAGGACTCTTGGGTGCCTTCATAGATGTGCCCATGATTAGCCTTATAGTACTTTACAAAGCACCTGTTATGCTTCTTAAAGGATGGGGCCAATTGATCCAAGATCTTCTGGGGCGGTCTGGTCCATTTTTGGAAAGTGTTTGTGTTCCGTTTGCCGGGCTTCTGATTTTACTGTGGCCTCTAGCAGTTTTGCTGGCTTCTGCTGCTGGAATTTTTTCAAGCTTATTCCTTGGATGTTATGCTTCTGCTGTTGTATATCAG GAAAACTCTACAAAGAGCGGAATTCTTTATGTCATAGCTGTGATATCTATTTTTGATGAGTTCACCAATGATTTCCTTTACATGCGTGAAGGTTCATGCTTTCCAAG ACCAAAATATCGCCAAAAGCCTTCTGTTTCACGCTCCCTATCACTTCCGCTGAAGAGGGCTCCCAGTTCTGCTGAGCCTATTCATCTAAAACATCGATTAATTAAGACACCCTCAATGAAGATGCAGGAGCTAAAATCAGTTGTG ATATGGGAGAACTTTTTCAAGTCATGTGAGAGTGTAGGAACCGAGCTTGTTCAGGCTGATGCTATTCATATGCCAGATCTGGAGGAATGGCAAAATTCGAAGAACAAGATAGTTAACATTGGGTTACCTTCCTGTGTAATTCTGCAATGTTGCATTCGTTCCATAAATTGCGGTTCCGTCGGCTTTATCATGCGTATGAGGCCTCCCT GGGATAATCTTGAACTCACATATGTTAATAGACCTGAGGGGAAGATTTTTGACTGGCTTTTTGAGCCTATGCTTGTTCTTAAAGAACAAATTAGTGCCGCAAAGTTGATGCCAGAAGAAGAGGAATATCTACAGAAGCTGGCTCTTTATTGTGGCGACTCTCGAAGGGTTAGTGCTTGGCAAAACGGTGGAGTCGCACCAGCTGATGAAGTCAAAAGAGCTCAGCTGGAGGGGTTGATAAGAAG GGTTTCAGTTTGA